A window of the Thermoleophilia bacterium SCSIO 60948 genome harbors these coding sequences:
- a CDS encoding acyl-CoA/acyl-ACP dehydrogenase codes for MAVSENPERGTREGSSDLAAATERFVADEVLPDVAAWDEADELPDSAVARMVELGLPGALVPPGYGGAGLSVSEMVPVWRALSRGWISLTGSINPTALGTVLLVRHGTDRQRDRWLPAIAQGDALASFSITEPQAGSDLRRIETSARRHPDGGLVLDGDKRWVAGGASSAVIFMLAVTGADERPSCLVLPAEGRGEEGWIVGELDKIGYRGVSSSAYRFDGFHAAGAEILGGEEGEGHGVSQMLGALEVGRINVACRGLGIIDRALARAVEECGEREIGSGLLGDHTHAQLRLGEMVARRLAAESLTERAALAVDAGADDAAGLATSAKLITSETAVWAVDRAARLAASRSYTAGEELARLRRDAPQTQIGEGANDALCMALARPLLEDGTR; via the coding sequence GTGGCGGTGAGCGAGAACCCGGAGCGAGGCACACGGGAGGGCTCGAGCGACCTCGCCGCGGCGACCGAGCGCTTCGTCGCCGACGAGGTGCTGCCGGACGTGGCCGCGTGGGATGAGGCCGACGAGCTGCCCGACTCCGCCGTCGCGCGGATGGTCGAGCTCGGGCTTCCGGGCGCGCTCGTCCCGCCCGGGTACGGAGGCGCCGGCTTGTCGGTGAGCGAGATGGTGCCCGTCTGGCGGGCGCTCTCGCGCGGCTGGATCTCGCTGACCGGATCGATCAATCCGACAGCACTCGGCACGGTGCTGCTCGTCCGCCACGGCACCGACCGGCAACGCGACCGCTGGTTGCCCGCGATCGCGCAGGGCGACGCGCTCGCCTCGTTCTCGATCACCGAGCCGCAGGCGGGCTCGGACCTGAGGCGGATCGAGACGAGCGCGCGTCGCCATCCCGACGGCGGCCTGGTCCTCGACGGCGACAAGCGCTGGGTCGCCGGAGGCGCGAGCTCGGCGGTCATATTCATGCTCGCCGTCACCGGCGCGGACGAGCGGCCCTCGTGCCTGGTCCTGCCCGCGGAGGGACGTGGCGAGGAGGGCTGGATCGTCGGCGAGCTCGACAAGATCGGCTACCGAGGGGTGTCCTCCTCCGCCTACCGCTTCGACGGCTTCCACGCCGCGGGCGCCGAGATCCTCGGTGGCGAGGAGGGCGAGGGACATGGCGTCTCGCAGATGCTCGGAGCGCTCGAGGTCGGGCGGATCAACGTCGCCTGCAGGGGCCTCGGGATCATCGACCGCGCGCTGGCGCGAGCCGTCGAGGAGTGCGGCGAGCGCGAGATCGGATCGGGGCTGCTCGGCGACCACACCCACGCCCAGCTCAGGCTCGGCGAGATGGTCGCGCGCCGCCTCGCCGCCGAGTCCCTGACCGAGCGCGCGGCGCTCGCGGTCGACGCCGGCGCCGACGACGCCGCCGGCCTCGCGACGTCGGCCAAGCTCATCACCTCCGAGACCGCGGTCTGGGCGGTCGACAGGGCGGCGCGGCTGGCGGCGAGCAGGTCCTACACCGCGGGCGAGGAGCTGGCGCGGCTGCGCCGGGACGCGCCGCAGACGCAGATCGGCGAGGGTGCGAACGACGCGCTCTGCATGGCGCTCGCGAGGCCGTTGCTGGAGGATGGGACGCGATGA
- the glsA gene encoding glutaminase A, which produces MSPANDQVDERLGELHARHLGLGAGDVASYYSSARGSYPPQEAGSERDRFAISFAHVDGDVHPVGDFERLFLLQSISKVFAYALALADLGRDEVLSRVGVEPSGEAFNAIAFDEHTHTPFNPMVNSGAIVTSTLVRGADADEKLERILNVVRSLAANPTIDVDEEAARDELAISDHNRAVAYLMRSEGMLEGDVEENLRLYLRQCSIRLDVRDLSMLAATLANGCVCPLSGERVLPVSVVRDVLSVMHTCGMYDAAGQWAFDVGLPAKSGVSGGVMAVVPGKGGIGVWSPGLDSHGNSVRGVNVCREISERLGLHLLAAETEDAFVGAAAPRE; this is translated from the coding sequence ATGAGCCCGGCCAACGACCAGGTCGACGAGCGCCTCGGCGAGCTCCACGCCCGCCACCTCGGGCTCGGCGCGGGCGACGTCGCGAGCTACTACAGCTCGGCGCGAGGTTCCTACCCGCCGCAGGAGGCGGGCTCCGAGCGCGACCGCTTCGCGATCTCCTTCGCGCACGTCGACGGCGACGTCCACCCCGTCGGCGACTTCGAGCGGCTGTTCCTGCTGCAGTCGATCTCGAAGGTCTTCGCCTACGCGCTCGCGCTCGCCGACCTCGGTCGCGACGAGGTGCTCTCGCGCGTCGGGGTCGAGCCGAGCGGCGAGGCGTTCAACGCGATCGCGTTCGACGAGCACACGCACACGCCGTTCAACCCGATGGTCAACTCGGGGGCGATCGTCACGTCGACGCTGGTCCGCGGCGCCGACGCGGACGAGAAGCTCGAGCGGATCCTGAACGTCGTCCGCAGCCTTGCCGCGAACCCCACGATCGACGTCGACGAGGAGGCCGCGCGCGACGAGCTCGCGATCTCCGATCACAACCGCGCGGTCGCCTACCTGATGCGAAGCGAGGGAATGCTCGAGGGCGACGTCGAGGAGAACCTGCGGCTCTACCTGCGCCAGTGCTCGATTCGCCTCGACGTGCGCGACCTCTCGATGCTCGCCGCGACGCTCGCGAACGGCTGCGTCTGCCCGCTGAGCGGCGAGCGCGTGCTGCCCGTCTCGGTCGTCCGCGACGTCCTCAGCGTGATGCACACCTGCGGGATGTACGACGCCGCCGGCCAGTGGGCGTTCGACGTCGGGCTGCCGGCCAAGAGCGGGGTCAGTGGCGGGGTCATGGCGGTCGTGCCGGGCAAAGGCGGGATCGGCGTCTGGTCCCCCGGCCTCGACTCCCACGGCAACAGCGTTCGCGGCGTCAACGTCTGTCGCGAGATCTCCGAGCGACTCGGGCTCCACCTGCTGGCCGCGGAGACAGAGGACGCGTTCGTCGGCGCCGCCGCGCCGCGCGAGTAG
- a CDS encoding GNAT family N-acetyltransferase — translation MAEAIDRRVGGRRATDPGARPSGERREDYERMRSSLLALWADLAEFSEGASAGPLDGACAARFPDPRGAVFNNALLDRGCSDPAATVDCLRGHYSDGGVSDYAIWAHESEAPSLEAIEAAGLERSEATRAMLVHLDRLPPKRRGSRGKLSIGTTLAPGEALELNALSLDTLDAWPDDATWYLALEDEELVSCALAHDLDGDRSISFVATAEGHRRKGAASRVLGRMLADALASGCRSASLHATPAAEGIYRRAGFTDLGLLIEYRPARG, via the coding sequence ATGGCCGAAGCGATCGACCGCCGCGTCGGGGGACGACGGGCGACGGACCCCGGCGCGCGCCCGAGCGGCGAGCGGCGCGAGGACTACGAGCGGATGCGCTCGAGCCTGTTGGCGCTGTGGGCGGACCTCGCCGAGTTCTCCGAGGGAGCCTCCGCCGGCCCGCTGGACGGTGCCTGCGCGGCGCGGTTTCCCGACCCCCGCGGCGCGGTGTTCAACAACGCGCTCCTCGACCGCGGGTGCAGCGACCCGGCGGCGACCGTCGACTGCCTGCGCGGGCACTACTCCGACGGCGGTGTCAGCGACTACGCGATCTGGGCCCACGAGTCCGAGGCGCCGAGCCTCGAGGCGATCGAGGCGGCGGGACTCGAGCGCTCGGAGGCGACGCGCGCGATGCTCGTCCACCTCGACCGGCTGCCGCCGAAGCGCCGCGGTTCACGCGGCAAGCTCTCGATCGGGACGACGCTCGCGCCCGGCGAGGCGCTCGAGCTGAACGCGCTGTCGCTCGACACTCTCGATGCCTGGCCCGACGACGCGACCTGGTATCTCGCGCTCGAGGACGAGGAGCTCGTCTCCTGCGCCCTCGCCCACGACCTCGACGGCGACCGCTCGATCTCGTTCGTCGCGACGGCGGAGGGCCACCGGCGAAAGGGCGCGGCGAGCCGCGTACTCGGGAGGATGCTCGCCGACGCGCTGGCATCGGGCTGCCGCTCCGCGAGCCTTCATGCGACGCCGGCGGCCGAGGGCATCTACCGGCGCGCCGGCTTCACCGACCTCGGCCTGCTGATCGAGTACCGCCCGGCCCGCGGTTAG
- a CDS encoding dihydroxyacetone kinase (with DhaL and DhaM forms dihydroxyacetone kinase, which is responsible for phosphorylating dihydroxyacetone; DhaK is the dihydroxyacetone binding subunit of the dihydroxyacetone kinase), with amino-acid sequence MDPGAVCVAQVTEKLRGELGEIASWEELRERRAGARVESDEEAAAIEGFVGSAEHFVSESLDGFAAAHPDLVTRLEGHQVIVRRHDGEPPRRVAVLSGGGAGHEPMHAGFVGEGMLDAACPGAVFTSPSPDGIRAATEAVDAGAGVLHIVKQYTGDVLNFRLAGEIAAASGIEVATVIVDDDVAIAADSDVGRRGTGVTIVAEKIAGAAAAEGQGLHEVAALARKVVENGRSYGVAIHGSEMEIGVGIHGEPGVDRVGIEPVDRISARLLDPILDELDPDPDDSLLVLLSGLGGTPPLQLYVLFEHLRRELEARGLGVARSLVGDLITSLEQAGAVLSVVVLDAELARLWDAPAKTPALHFG; translated from the coding sequence ATGGACCCGGGGGCCGTCTGCGTCGCGCAGGTGACCGAGAAGCTGCGCGGCGAGCTTGGTGAGATCGCGTCCTGGGAGGAGCTTCGCGAACGCCGCGCCGGCGCCCGCGTCGAGTCCGACGAGGAGGCAGCGGCCATCGAGGGCTTCGTCGGGTCGGCCGAGCACTTCGTCTCGGAGTCGCTCGACGGCTTCGCCGCCGCGCATCCGGATCTCGTGACCCGCCTCGAGGGCCACCAGGTGATCGTGCGCCGCCACGACGGAGAGCCGCCGCGCCGGGTCGCTGTGCTGTCCGGTGGCGGAGCCGGTCACGAGCCGATGCACGCCGGCTTCGTCGGCGAGGGGATGCTCGACGCCGCCTGTCCCGGCGCGGTCTTCACCTCACCGTCGCCGGACGGGATCCGCGCGGCGACCGAGGCGGTCGACGCGGGCGCCGGCGTCCTTCACATCGTCAAGCAGTACACGGGCGACGTGCTCAACTTCCGGCTCGCCGGGGAGATCGCCGCCGCCTCGGGGATCGAGGTCGCGACCGTGATCGTCGACGACGACGTCGCGATCGCCGCCGACTCGGACGTCGGGCGCCGCGGCACCGGTGTGACGATCGTCGCCGAGAAGATCGCCGGAGCGGCCGCCGCGGAGGGCCAGGGACTGCACGAGGTCGCGGCGCTGGCTCGCAAGGTCGTCGAGAACGGGCGCAGCTACGGCGTCGCGATCCACGGCTCGGAGATGGAGATCGGCGTCGGCATCCACGGCGAGCCGGGGGTCGACCGCGTCGGGATCGAACCGGTCGACCGGATCTCCGCGAGGCTCCTCGACCCGATCCTCGACGAGCTCGATCCCGACCCCGACGATTCGCTGCTCGTCCTGCTGAGCGGGCTCGGCGGGACTCCGCCGCTTCAGCTCTACGTCCTGTTCGAGCATCTGCGGCGCGAGCTCGAGGCGCGCGGGCTCGGGGTCGCGCGTTCGCTCGTCGGCGACCTGATCACTTCGCTCGAGCAGGCGGGAGCGGTGCTGTCGGTCGTCGTCCTCGACGCAGAGCTCGCGCGGCTCTGGGACGCGCCGGCGAAGACGCCCGCGCTGCACTTCGGCTGA